The Streptomyces venezuelae genomic interval GTGGGCCCGCGACGGCCTGCTGCTCATCGGCGACGCCTCGCACACCGCGACCCCCATCCTCGGTCAGGGCGTCAACCTCGCGATGCAGGACGCCATCACGATCGTCCCGGTGATCGCCGCGTCCCTCGCCAAGGGCGGCCAGGACCGGGTCGTCACCAAGGCCGAGCTCGCCGACTTCGTCGCCAAGCGCCGCGCCCACAAGATCCACGTCACGGGCTTCCAGCGGATGCAGGAGGGCCTCCTCGCCATCGGCGACCCGCGCGGCATCAAGCTGCGCCGCCTCCGCTTCCGGCTGCTCAACTCGCTGCCCGGCAAGTACCGGCTCTTCAACAAGGTCATCAACGCCCGGCACGAGATCGACCCCGTCGACCTCGCCGCCGCCCGGAACGCCCCGGCGCCCGCGCCCGCGTCCGCCGCCGCCCCCGCGACCGTCAGCCCGATCCTGCACGAGGTGAGCCATGACTGACCTGCCACAGAACGACGACGGGCACGGCGAGGGCCAGGAGGACCCCTCGCGGCTCATCGCGATCGTCGGCATGGCCGGCAAGTTCCCCGGCGCCCCCGACGTGGACCGCTACTGGAAGCTCCTGACGGCGGGGGAGGAGGCGGTACGCCCCGTACCGCCCGAGCGCTGGGACACCTCCGTCCAGCTCGACCCCGTCAAGAAGATCCCCGGCTTCGCCGGACTCGTCGACGACGTCGACCAGTTCGACCCCGGCTTCTTCGGCATATCCCCCCGCGAGGCCGAGGAGATCGACCCGCAGCAGCGCCTCATGCTGGAGGTCGGCTGGCAGACCCTGGAGGACGCGGGCATCCCCGCCTCCAAGGTCCGCGGCACCCGCACCGGCGTCTACGTCGGCGCCCTCTGGCACGACTACGAGCTCGCCCGCAAGGAGCGCGGGGTCCAGACGACCCAGCACAGCGCCGTCGGCAACGGCCTCGACATCGTCGCCGCCCGCCTCTCGTACTTCCTCGGCCTGAGCGGCCCCAGCCTCGTCGTCCAGACGGGCTGCTCCTCCGGCCTCGTCGCCCTGGACCTCGCCGTCGGCGCCCTGCGCTCCGGCGAACTCGAAGGCGCCTTCGTCGGCGGCGTCAACCTGATCCTGACGCCCGACAACTCCATCGGCCTCACCCACTTCGGCGGCCTGTCGCCGGACGGCCACTGCCGGGCCTTCTCCGCTCAGGCCAACGGCTTCGTCCGCGGCGAGGGCGCCATCAGCCTCTACCTCAAGCGGCTCGACACGGCCCTCGCGGACGGCGACCGCATCCACGGCGTCATCGTCAACAGCGCCGTCAACAACGACGGCGGCGGCCACAGCCTCGTCTCCCCGAACGTCGAGGCCCAGACCGGCCTGCTCCGCCGGGTCTACGCCGACGCCGGCGTCCACCCCGACCGCCTCCGCTACGTCGAGGCGCACGGCACCGGGACCCTGCGCGGCGACCCGATCGAGGCCGAGGCCCTCGGCACCGCGCTCGGCACCGCGCGCAGCGCCGAGGCCGGCCCCCTCCTCATCGGCTCGGCCAAGTCGAACATCGGCCACCTGGAGGCGGCGGCCGGACTCGCGGGCATCGTCAAGACGATCCTCGCGCTCAAGCACCGCACGATCCCCCGCACCCTCCACGCGGAGGAGCTCAACCCGAACATCCCCTTCGGCGAGCTCAACCTCCAGGTCGCCTCCCGGCCGGCCGACATCCCCGCCGACGGCACCTGGTACGCGGGCGTCAACTCCTTCGGCTGGGGCGGCACCAACGCCCACGTCGTCCTCCGCACGCCCCCGGCGCGGGAAACCCCGGCGCAGGAGCCGACGGCCGACGAGGCCGCCGGCCCGCTGCTGCTGCCCCTCACCGGCCACAACGACGCCGCCCTCCGTCAGCGCGCCGCCGACGTGCTCGACGCCCTGCCCGAGGACGCCACGACGGCCGACGCGGTCGCCCTCGCCGCGACCCTCGGCCGGGAGCGCGACCACTTCGCCGCCCGCACGGCCGTCGTCGCCGAGAACGCCGCCGAACTCCTCGACCGGCTCCGCGCCTTCACCGAGGCCGCGCCCGACGCCGAGCTGCCCGGCACCTTCACCGGACGCGCCAAGGAGCGCGGCAAGACCGCCTTCGTGCTGCCCGGCCAGGGCTCCCAGTGGGCCGGCATGGGCCAGGACCTGTACGCGCGGTCGCCGGTCTTCGCCGAGACCGTACGGCGGTGCGCCGAGGCCCTGGGCCCGCACATCTCCTGGGACCTCGAGGCCGTCCTCTCCGGCGCCGCCGGCGACGAGTGGCTCGAACACAACGACCAGGTGCAGCCCACCCTCTGGGCGATGTCCATCGGCATCGCCGAGATGTGGCGGGCCGCCGGCGTCGAGCCCGACGTCGTCATCGGCCACAGCCAGGGCGAGGTCACCGCCGCCACCATCGCCGGCCACCTCTCGTACGAGGACGGGGCGCGCATCATCGCCGTGCGCAGCGCGCTCGCCAAGCGCACCGCGGGCCGCGGCCGGATGCTCGCCGTCGACCTCGACGTCGAGGGCGCCCTCAAGGCGCTCGACGGCTTCGAGGACACCGTCTCGCTCGCCGTCAACAACGGACCCTCGTCCTGCGTGCTCTCCGGCGACACCGACTCCGTCCTCATGCTCCGCGAACTCCTGGAGGCCGACGGCACCTTCTGCCGCCTGGTCAACGTGGACTACGCCTCGCACTGCCACCACATGGACGAGCTCACCGACGAGCTGATCGAGGTCCTCGCGCCGATCCGCCCCCGGCGCGGCGCCGTCCCCCTCATGTCCACCGTCGTCGGCCGCGAGCTCGACGGCGACTCGCTCGACCCCGCGTACTGGGCCGCCAACCTCCGGCAGCCCGTGCTCTTCGCGGACGCCCTGGGCAAGCTCCTCGACGCCGGCGTCACCCACGTCGTCGAGATCAGCCCCCACCCGGTGCTCTCCCCGGCCGTCGAGCAGCTCGCCGCCACCCGGGAGGCGCCGGTGGCCGTCCTCGGCAGCCTCCGCCGCCAGGAGGGCTCCCTCGGCGACTTCACGCAGGCCCTCGCCCGCGCGTACGTCCAGGGCCTCGCGCCCTTCGGCGGGCTGCCCGCCCGGGCCGGAGCCCCCGTGCCCGCCTACCCCTGGCAGCGCTCCCGCTTCTGGCTGCCGGACGCCGTGCGCCGCACCGCCGGACCCGGCGGGCTCGCCTTCGAGTTCGCGCCGGCCAGCACCGAGCAGGACGTCCACGAGGGCCGCACCGAGCTGTCCCTGAACGACCTGCCGTGGCTCCGCGACCACCAGGTGTACGACGCCGTCGTGCTGCCCGGCGCCGCCATGCTGGCGCTCGCCGTCGCCGCCGCCCGGGCCCGTACCGGCGAGAACCCCGGCGCCCTGCACACCGTCCGCTTCCGCAGCGACCTCACCCTCACCGACGAGCCCGTCCGGCTCGGCGCCGTCTGGCGCGAGGACGGGGCCGCGTCGGCGGGCTTCACCCTCAGCTCGCTCGCCTCCGGGGCCGACGGCTGGACCCGGCACGCCACCGCCCGCGTCGGCGGCGACACCGACCCCGAGCTGCCCGCCTTCCCCGGTACGCCGGCGGGCGCCCGGGACGTCGAGCCGGAGGACTTCTACGCGTCCTGCGGCGAGCGGGGCCTCAACTACGGGCCCGCCTTCCAGGGCCTGCGCACGCTGCGGGTCGCCGAGCTCCAGGCGCTCGCCGAGGTACGGCTCCCGGACCGCTGCCTCGCCGGGGTCCGCCCGGGCGAGCTGCACCCCGCCCTGTGGGACGCGGCGCTCCAGGTCACCCTGGCCCTGCTGCCCGGCGACGCGACCGTGGTCCCCACGGCCGTCCGGCGCGTCGACTACGCCCTGCCGCGCGACGCCCACGTCTCCGTGCTCCTGGCGCACGCCGTCCGCAACGACGACGACACCTTCGACCTGGTCTGCTACGACGAGGACGCCCGACCGCTGCTGCGGATGGCCGGACTCGCCTTCCAGACCATCGAGACGGCCACCGCCGAGGGCGTCGACCCGGCGCGCCTGCACCGCTTCGCGTTCCGGCCCGCCGAGGAGGCGCCCGCCGCCACCGACCGCGCCCCCGGGCACTGGGTGGTCTGCGACGCCTCGGGTCAGGGCGCCGCGCTCGCCGCCGCGCTCACCGCCGCCGGCGCCAGCATCGACGTCCTGAAGGCCGACGGCGCCGACGCCGACACCCTCGCCGCCGCGCTCCGCGAGAGCGACCGCGCCGCCGGGCTCGTCTTCCTCGCACCCGGCGCCGACCGGGGCCTGGACGCCCA includes:
- a CDS encoding type I polyketide synthase, with product MTDLPQNDDGHGEGQEDPSRLIAIVGMAGKFPGAPDVDRYWKLLTAGEEAVRPVPPERWDTSVQLDPVKKIPGFAGLVDDVDQFDPGFFGISPREAEEIDPQQRLMLEVGWQTLEDAGIPASKVRGTRTGVYVGALWHDYELARKERGVQTTQHSAVGNGLDIVAARLSYFLGLSGPSLVVQTGCSSGLVALDLAVGALRSGELEGAFVGGVNLILTPDNSIGLTHFGGLSPDGHCRAFSAQANGFVRGEGAISLYLKRLDTALADGDRIHGVIVNSAVNNDGGGHSLVSPNVEAQTGLLRRVYADAGVHPDRLRYVEAHGTGTLRGDPIEAEALGTALGTARSAEAGPLLIGSAKSNIGHLEAAAGLAGIVKTILALKHRTIPRTLHAEELNPNIPFGELNLQVASRPADIPADGTWYAGVNSFGWGGTNAHVVLRTPPARETPAQEPTADEAAGPLLLPLTGHNDAALRQRAADVLDALPEDATTADAVALAATLGRERDHFAARTAVVAENAAELLDRLRAFTEAAPDAELPGTFTGRAKERGKTAFVLPGQGSQWAGMGQDLYARSPVFAETVRRCAEALGPHISWDLEAVLSGAAGDEWLEHNDQVQPTLWAMSIGIAEMWRAAGVEPDVVIGHSQGEVTAATIAGHLSYEDGARIIAVRSALAKRTAGRGRMLAVDLDVEGALKALDGFEDTVSLAVNNGPSSCVLSGDTDSVLMLRELLEADGTFCRLVNVDYASHCHHMDELTDELIEVLAPIRPRRGAVPLMSTVVGRELDGDSLDPAYWAANLRQPVLFADALGKLLDAGVTHVVEISPHPVLSPAVEQLAATREAPVAVLGSLRRQEGSLGDFTQALARAYVQGLAPFGGLPARAGAPVPAYPWQRSRFWLPDAVRRTAGPGGLAFEFAPASTEQDVHEGRTELSLNDLPWLRDHQVYDAVVLPGAAMLALAVAAARARTGENPGALHTVRFRSDLTLTDEPVRLGAVWREDGAASAGFTLSSLASGADGWTRHATARVGGDTDPELPAFPGTPAGARDVEPEDFYASCGERGLNYGPAFQGLRTLRVAELQALAEVRLPDRCLAGVRPGELHPALWDAALQVTLALLPGDATVVPTAVRRVDYALPRDAHVSVLLAHAVRNDDDTFDLVCYDEDARPLLRMAGLAFQTIETATAEGVDPARLHRFAFRPAEEAPAATDRAPGHWVVCDASGQGAALAAALTAAGASIDVLKADGADADTLAAALRESDRAAGLVFLAPGADRGLDAQRAGLLTLAATVKAVTALPVPPRTFVVTDGAQTVPADQAPDPGAALYWGFGRVLRREHPELAATLLDVRTTDGDWAGTCARQLLVADAEDQVVLRGADRHVGRVVRGEESEESITAPWAGPAQPFRLGPDGTGLWEGLAFRPYARTAPAAGQVEVEVTAAALNFIDVMKAMGTYPDTSAGAGLIGGECAGVVAAVGPGVTGLAVGDRVVACGFGAVASHLTVPAGHVRPVPAALTDAEAAGLPLVTATAWYALAEQAGLEPGETVLIHSAAGGLGLAAVGVAKALGATVIATAGTESKRAGLRALGIDHVFDSRDLSWAEDVALVTGGRGVDVVLNSLSGAAIDLGLAALAEDGRFVEVGKRDIYASRTISLRDFAKGISFAAVDVAGLITRRPERFARLLDAVWQKVTDGTLPPLPVTPYAFDRAAEVLRTMARGEHTGKLVLTEPGRVTAVVPEPFPEGRLRPDASYLLSGGLGALGLSLAEHLVDHGARSLVLLGRSAPSDAALARIGELRERGATVTTFPVDVADRDGLAAVLDRVRAELPPLRGMFHAAGVLDDAVLANLTGAQLDKVLAPKVDGARHLDALTEDDPLDLFVLFSSVAGLVGNPGQAGYAAGNVYMDALAQARRHRGRPALAVQWGPFADIGLAADEAIRGERLADHGMTGFTAAEGWQALFHLLDAPGQVVSYVPLDARHWFDAYPETAAQPSWRAIAELAKDGAAAGGGAEEFLGRLRGSSDTERPVLVEGKIRELAGRVLRLEAGSIDREAPFKSLGLDSLMSLELRNRLEMAFGMKLSPTLLWTYGTTAALAGMLTGRLGGSDEAHP